One genomic region from Haloprofundus salinisoli encodes:
- a CDS encoding IucA/IucC family protein has translation MNDTLRNAVSTDNWEAAERDLLEKMLAEFMYEDLVDVEVAETVDGATRYELDLGEATYRFVAEQRLLDSYRVREGSVERREKDERGDGGGDDAVDEWRPATDPVGFLLDAREHIGTDEMTAGHLVREYRNTLLADAHIRARDEAREEVVGDRPGDGEPVARDPASMPYAELEGEMTGHPWITYNKGRIGFSYSDYAAYAPEMKRPVELRWLAVRRDRATFSTVDGLSPERLLRDELGGRYDEFRAVLDERGVDPDAYHFLPVHEWQWENTVVHLFSKELATDAIVPLGAGDDEYLPAQSVRTFLNVSDPAKHNVKLPLRILNTLVWRGLPGERTEAAPLVTEYVKRIRDEDPFLRDDCELVLPGEIAGLNYDHPEFARLDDNAYQYDELLGAVWRESVTDLVRDDERPVTLSALMHVDGEGTPVVSRLVERSPLELDAWLDELFATLLPPLLHYLYRYGTVFSPHGENTILVLDDENVPTRLAVKDFVDDVNVSDRPLPELERLPGELRDVLRTEPPEGLCQFIFAGLFVCVLRYVSEVLTVHHDYPEERFWSQVRDAVLDYQARFPELESRFELFDMLRPEFTKLCLNRNRMVDNGYGDAAGRPHASEHGTVRNPLYEVAAGGE, from the coding sequence ATGAACGACACGCTACGGAATGCAGTTAGCACCGACAACTGGGAGGCAGCCGAGCGCGACCTCCTCGAGAAGATGCTCGCCGAGTTCATGTACGAGGACCTCGTCGACGTCGAGGTCGCGGAGACCGTCGACGGCGCGACTCGATACGAACTCGACCTCGGCGAGGCGACGTACCGCTTCGTCGCCGAGCAGCGACTGCTGGACAGCTACCGAGTGCGCGAGGGGTCGGTCGAGCGGCGCGAAAAGGACGAACGCGGCGATGGCGGCGGTGACGACGCCGTCGACGAGTGGCGACCGGCGACCGATCCCGTCGGATTCCTCCTCGACGCCCGCGAGCACATCGGCACCGACGAGATGACCGCCGGCCACCTCGTCCGCGAGTACCGGAACACGCTGCTCGCCGACGCGCACATCCGAGCACGGGACGAAGCCCGCGAAGAAGTCGTCGGCGACCGACCCGGTGACGGCGAACCCGTCGCACGCGACCCGGCGTCGATGCCGTACGCCGAACTCGAAGGCGAGATGACGGGACACCCCTGGATAACGTACAACAAGGGCCGCATCGGGTTCAGCTACAGCGACTACGCGGCGTACGCGCCGGAGATGAAACGGCCCGTCGAACTTCGCTGGCTGGCGGTTCGACGCGACCGCGCGACGTTCAGCACCGTCGACGGGCTCTCGCCCGAACGACTGCTCCGCGACGAACTCGGCGGGCGCTACGACGAGTTCCGCGCGGTGCTCGACGAGCGGGGAGTGGACCCCGACGCCTACCACTTCCTGCCAGTCCACGAGTGGCAGTGGGAGAACACGGTCGTCCACCTGTTCTCGAAGGAACTCGCGACCGACGCCATCGTCCCGCTCGGGGCGGGCGACGACGAGTATCTGCCCGCGCAGTCGGTCCGGACCTTCCTCAACGTGAGCGACCCGGCGAAGCACAACGTCAAACTCCCGCTTCGAATCCTCAACACGCTCGTCTGGCGCGGACTGCCGGGCGAGCGGACGGAGGCGGCCCCGCTCGTGACCGAGTACGTAAAGCGGATTCGCGACGAGGACCCGTTCCTCCGCGACGACTGCGAACTCGTCCTGCCGGGCGAGATCGCCGGACTCAACTACGACCACCCCGAGTTCGCCCGACTCGACGACAACGCCTACCAGTACGACGAACTGCTCGGGGCGGTCTGGCGCGAGAGCGTCACCGACCTCGTCCGCGACGACGAGCGGCCCGTCACGCTGTCGGCGCTGATGCACGTCGACGGCGAGGGGACGCCCGTCGTCTCTCGCCTCGTCGAGCGGTCGCCGTTGGAACTCGACGCGTGGCTCGACGAACTGTTTGCTACCCTCTTGCCGCCGCTTCTGCACTACCTCTACCGCTACGGCACCGTCTTCTCGCCGCACGGCGAGAACACTATCCTCGTGCTCGACGACGAGAACGTTCCGACCCGTCTGGCCGTCAAAGACTTCGTCGACGACGTGAACGTCAGCGACCGGCCGCTGCCCGAACTGGAGCGGCTCCCCGGCGAGTTGCGCGACGTGCTCCGGACCGAACCGCCGGAGGGGCTCTGCCAGTTCATCTTCGCCGGCTTGTTCGTCTGCGTTCTCCGCTACGTCTCGGAGGTGCTCACGGTCCACCACGACTACCCCGAAGAGCGGTTCTGGTCGCAGGTCCGCGACGCGGTGCTCGACTATCAGGCGCGGTTCCCCGAACTCGAATCGCGGTTCGAGCTGTTCGACATGCTCCGCCCCGAGTTCACGAAGCTCTGTCTCAACCGCAACCGGATGGTCGACAACGGGTACGGCGACGCGGCGGGGCGGCCCCACGCCTCCGAGCACGGGACGGTTCGGAACCCGCTGTACGAGGTCGCCGCCGGAGGCGAGTAG
- a CDS encoding GNAT family N-acetyltransferase, producing the protein MTERGHGHGRGRTLDPAATVSAPYDYQRYDPSIDRMVSFRPATMVADLGRLHRWLNSEHVLPYWRLNHSLPRFRAALDEKLADDHLTPYVGSLDHVPMSYFERYWAADDPLAAHYDAEPADQGIHLLIGPPEYLGHGYAPALLRAMTALAFRHPETDRVVAEPDARNERAIRVFERCGYEPVREFEFPEEEKTALLVVCERDRFESTVESADEPEVDAEVDPR; encoded by the coding sequence ATGACCGAACGCGGACACGGCCACGGCCGCGGACGGACGCTCGACCCCGCTGCGACCGTCTCCGCGCCCTACGACTACCAGCGGTACGACCCCAGCATCGACCGGATGGTGTCGTTTCGCCCGGCGACGATGGTGGCGGACCTCGGGCGACTGCACCGCTGGCTCAACTCCGAGCACGTGCTGCCGTACTGGCGGTTGAACCACTCGCTTCCCCGCTTCCGAGCGGCCCTCGACGAGAAGCTCGCCGACGACCACCTGACGCCGTACGTCGGGTCGCTCGACCACGTGCCGATGAGCTACTTCGAGCGGTACTGGGCCGCGGACGACCCGCTGGCTGCGCACTACGACGCCGAGCCTGCGGACCAAGGGATTCACCTCCTCATCGGCCCGCCGGAGTACCTCGGTCACGGCTACGCCCCGGCGCTGCTCCGCGCGATGACCGCGCTCGCGTTCCGCCACCCCGAAACCGACCGCGTCGTCGCCGAACCCGACGCGCGAAACGAGCGCGCAATACGCGTCTTCGAGCGCTGCGGCTACGAACCGGTTCGGGAGTTCGAGTTCCCCGAAGAGGAGAAGACGGCGCTGCTCGTCGTCTGCGAGCGCGACCGCTTCGAGTCGACGGTCGAGTCGGCGGACGAACCCGAGGTCGACGCGGAGGTGGACCCGCGATGA
- a CDS encoding helix-turn-helix domain-containing protein, which translates to MPKYSTGSGGGGGDGGSCELCGTESSKLRQENVAGATLMVCPDCASHGENKSRERKRREQSRGRDESEPSRKKRAAQRTAKMYDAGTGDSKHWEQEGTNYERDRLPYLVRNYGDRVAEAREESELTTGDLAAELDVSERDLVAVEEGRATRAGVGGSVIRKLEDRLGIDLVDE; encoded by the coding sequence ATGCCCAAGTACTCCACCGGAAGCGGCGGTGGCGGCGGCGACGGCGGCAGTTGCGAACTCTGCGGCACGGAGAGTTCGAAACTCCGCCAGGAGAACGTCGCCGGCGCGACGCTGATGGTGTGTCCCGACTGCGCCAGCCACGGCGAGAACAAGAGCAGAGAGCGAAAACGCCGCGAGCAGTCGCGGGGACGCGACGAGAGCGAACCGAGTCGCAAGAAGCGCGCCGCCCAGCGCACGGCGAAGATGTACGACGCCGGCACGGGCGACTCGAAGCACTGGGAGCAAGAGGGGACCAACTACGAGCGCGACCGTCTCCCGTACCTCGTCCGCAACTACGGCGACCGAGTCGCCGAGGCCCGCGAGGAGAGCGAGTTGACGACGGGCGACCTCGCGGCCGAACTCGACGTCAGCGAGCGTGACCTCGTCGCCGTCGAGGAGGGACGGGCGACCCGCGCGGGCGTCGGCGGCTCCGTCATCCGCAAACTCGAAGACCGACTCGGCATCGACCTGGTCGACGAGTAG
- a CDS encoding HAD family hydrolase gives MTADSLDRLTADESVAFDGYDAVVYDLDGTLVDLLVDWNQVATDAEAVFEDADVDAAGMDLWTMLDVADEHGLRAEIEAVIAGHEREGARNSTRLALADGVADHAVPVGVCSLNCEDACRIALDVHELADYVDSVVGRDSVATRKPDPEPLLATLRGLDVAPENALFVGDSARDERTAERAGVAFQYVDGGPSGV, from the coding sequence GTGACCGCAGACTCCCTCGACCGACTGACGGCGGACGAGTCGGTAGCGTTCGACGGATACGACGCCGTCGTCTACGACCTCGACGGCACGCTCGTCGACCTGCTCGTCGACTGGAACCAAGTCGCCACGGACGCCGAAGCCGTCTTCGAAGACGCCGACGTCGACGCCGCGGGCATGGATCTCTGGACGATGCTCGACGTGGCCGACGAGCACGGCCTCCGCGCCGAGATCGAGGCCGTCATCGCCGGCCACGAGCGCGAGGGCGCGCGCAACTCGACGCGGCTGGCGCTGGCCGACGGCGTCGCCGACCACGCCGTCCCCGTCGGCGTCTGCTCGCTCAACTGCGAGGACGCCTGCCGAATCGCGCTCGACGTGCACGAACTCGCCGACTACGTCGACAGCGTCGTCGGCCGCGACTCGGTGGCGACGCGGAAACCGGACCCGGAACCGCTGTTGGCGACGCTCCGCGGATTGGACGTCGCTCCCGAGAACGCGCTGTTCGTCGGCGATTCCGCCCGCGACGAGCGGACTGCCGAGCGCGCGGGCGTCGCGTTTCAGTACGTCGACGGCGGCCCGTCAGGCGTCTGA
- a CDS encoding lysine N(6)-hydroxylase/L-ornithine N(5)-oxygenase family protein, which produces MSGAADDAEADDDAETVEADTYDLLGVGLGPFNLGLAALADGADDGGNGTGGVDLDAVFLEQKPEFAWHEGMLVEGATLEVPFVADLVTLADPSNPHSYLNFLRETGRIYEFYFYERFHIPRREYNEYCKWVAERVDACEFSRRVVEVSGGEDGPFVVRAEDPESGEHRVYRARDLVVGVGSVPYVPEAFGSLPDSDVFHTASYLYNRERVLDAEGITVVGSGQSAAEVFQDLLERQADRGYRLDWLTRSDGFFPMEYSKLGLQHFTPEYARYFYDLPQSVSDDLLDQQDLLYKGIDPDTSDEIYETLYERSIGDADPDVGLLAATEVTDIDPAGDGRYRLRCRHREKGTRFAHETEVVVLGTGYRRPTPAFLAPLEPHVDRDDRGRFRVQRGYALKTDGLTGRIFVQNAELHTHGVGAPDLGLGCYRNAVILDQLVDDSPYPVDRDTVYQAFSPERFVSNSPVSELLRPEQHAPSDD; this is translated from the coding sequence ATGAGCGGCGCTGCCGACGACGCCGAGGCCGACGACGACGCCGAGACCGTCGAGGCCGACACGTACGACCTCCTCGGCGTCGGCCTCGGGCCGTTCAACCTCGGCCTCGCGGCGCTCGCCGACGGGGCCGACGACGGCGGTAACGGCACCGGCGGCGTCGACTTGGACGCCGTCTTCCTCGAACAGAAACCCGAGTTCGCGTGGCACGAGGGGATGCTCGTCGAGGGGGCGACGCTCGAAGTGCCGTTCGTGGCCGACCTCGTGACGCTCGCGGACCCCTCGAACCCTCACAGCTACCTCAACTTCCTCCGGGAGACGGGGCGGATCTACGAGTTCTACTTCTACGAGCGGTTCCACATCCCGCGCCGGGAGTACAACGAGTACTGCAAGTGGGTCGCCGAGCGCGTCGACGCCTGTGAGTTCTCCCGTCGGGTCGTCGAGGTGAGCGGCGGCGAGGACGGCCCGTTCGTCGTCCGCGCCGAGGACCCAGAGAGCGGCGAGCACCGCGTCTACCGCGCGCGCGACCTCGTCGTCGGCGTGGGAAGCGTCCCATACGTTCCCGAGGCGTTCGGGTCGCTTCCCGATTCGGACGTGTTCCACACAGCGTCGTACCTGTACAACCGAGAGCGGGTGCTCGACGCCGAGGGGATCACTGTCGTCGGGTCGGGACAGAGCGCCGCGGAGGTGTTCCAGGACCTCCTCGAACGGCAGGCCGACCGCGGGTACCGTCTGGACTGGCTGACCCGGTCGGACGGCTTCTTCCCGATGGAGTACTCGAAACTCGGCCTCCAGCACTTCACGCCGGAGTACGCGCGGTACTTCTACGACCTGCCCCAGTCGGTGAGCGACGACCTCCTCGACCAGCAGGACCTGCTGTACAAGGGCATCGACCCTGACACCAGCGACGAGATATACGAGACGCTGTACGAGCGCAGCATCGGCGACGCCGACCCCGACGTCGGCCTGCTCGCCGCGACCGAGGTGACGGATATCGACCCGGCGGGTGACGGTCGGTATCGACTCCGATGTCGCCACCGCGAGAAAGGAACGCGCTTCGCCCACGAGACCGAGGTGGTGGTGCTCGGCACCGGCTACCGGCGGCCGACGCCCGCGTTCCTCGCGCCGCTCGAACCGCACGTCGACCGCGACGACCGCGGGCGGTTCCGCGTTCAGCGAGGATACGCTCTAAAGACCGACGGGCTGACGGGCCGCATCTTCGTCCAGAACGCCGAGTTGCACACCCACGGCGTCGGCGCGCCCGACCTCGGACTCGGCTGCTACCGCAACGCGGTCATCCTCGACCAACTCGTCGACGACTCACCGTACCCCGTCGACCGCGACACCGTCTACCAGGCGTTCAGCCCCGAGCGGTTCGTCTCGAACTCGCCCGTGAGCGAACTCCTCCGACCGGAGCAGCACGCACCGTCCGACGACTGA
- a CDS encoding DUF5822 domain-containing protein, whose translation MQVTFVTTILVGAPVVAALSTTVALPTWESRVSFAVRIGAIIWILVALAAYAYARRTEAGDGGSGKTRAEDDESIDAPE comes from the coding sequence ATGCAGGTGACGTTCGTCACGACGATTCTCGTCGGCGCACCCGTCGTCGCCGCGTTGTCGACGACGGTCGCGCTGCCGACCTGGGAGTCGCGCGTCTCCTTCGCCGTCCGCATCGGCGCGATAATCTGGATTCTCGTCGCGCTCGCCGCCTACGCGTACGCGCGGCGGACCGAGGCGGGCGACGGCGGGTCGGGAAAAACGAGGGCCGAAGACGATGAGTCTATCGACGCCCCCGAGTGA
- a CDS encoding alanyl-tRNA editing protein — MSTTIAPAHPDVRTFETTVEAVDGREVTLTETYFYAESGGQPADRGTLDGITVTDVQSRDGEVVHLLDEPPVFDAGDTVAGRIDDEFRTYCMRAHTASHVLYGAGRGLLSDLGYGGFDIGSEKVRVDFTTTTDIDDETLVELERRVNRVVWESRPVTWEQQSLEDALDDPNVAFNTKTEEGVMADADSIRVVTVGAATREGGDDPWDVAACGGTHVSNTREIGPVEVLGRSNPGEGMTRVEFAVGPDAVERRAAVKRAALDASRTLGTSVADLSEFVAKLQRDKEELAAELTEAKTAMLSADLDSLPTVERNGATWRVGVVSGVGPNEVGDELQSRVGDGTDAIAVAGEQGSTFVVVASDGEVDAGDVVSEVTDEFGGGGGGGPTFAQGGGLSASPAAIVESLREP, encoded by the coding sequence ATGTCTACCACGATAGCACCCGCCCACCCCGACGTCCGGACGTTCGAGACGACCGTCGAGGCCGTCGACGGCCGTGAGGTGACGCTCACGGAGACGTACTTCTACGCTGAGAGCGGCGGCCAACCCGCCGACCGCGGAACGCTCGACGGCATCACCGTCACAGACGTGCAGAGTCGAGACGGCGAGGTCGTCCACCTCCTCGACGAACCGCCCGTGTTCGACGCCGGCGACACCGTGGCGGGCCGAATCGACGACGAGTTTCGGACGTACTGCATGCGAGCGCACACGGCGAGTCACGTTCTCTACGGCGCGGGACGCGGCCTCCTGTCTGACCTCGGCTACGGCGGCTTCGATATCGGCTCCGAGAAGGTGCGCGTCGACTTCACCACGACGACCGATATCGACGACGAGACGCTCGTCGAACTCGAACGGCGGGTCAACCGCGTCGTCTGGGAGTCGCGGCCGGTGACGTGGGAGCAGCAATCGCTGGAGGACGCGCTCGACGACCCGAACGTCGCGTTCAACACGAAGACCGAAGAAGGGGTCATGGCCGACGCCGACTCGATTCGCGTCGTCACCGTCGGCGCGGCGACGCGCGAGGGCGGCGACGACCCGTGGGACGTGGCCGCCTGCGGCGGGACGCACGTCTCGAACACGCGCGAAATCGGTCCCGTCGAGGTGCTCGGCCGCTCGAACCCCGGCGAGGGGATGACCCGCGTCGAGTTCGCCGTCGGCCCCGACGCCGTCGAACGCCGCGCGGCGGTGAAGCGCGCTGCGCTCGACGCTTCCCGGACGCTCGGCACGAGCGTGGCGGATCTCTCCGAGTTCGTCGCCAAACTCCAGCGGGATAAAGAGGAGCTGGCCGCCGAGCTGACCGAGGCGAAGACGGCGATGCTCTCAGCCGACCTCGACTCGTTGCCGACCGTCGAGCGCAACGGCGCGACGTGGCGGGTCGGCGTCGTCTCCGGCGTCGGGCCGAACGAGGTCGGCGACGAACTGCAGTCGCGCGTCGGCGACGGGACCGACGCAATCGCGGTCGCGGGCGAACAGGGGTCGACGTTCGTCGTCGTCGCCAGCGACGGCGAGGTGGACGCCGGCGACGTCGTGAGCGAGGTCACCGACGAGTTCGGCGGCGGCGGAGGCGGCGGTCCGACGTTCGCGCAGGGGGGTGGGCTATCGGCGTCGCCCGCCGCGATCGTCGAGTCGCTTCGGGAGCCGTAA
- a CDS encoding DUF420 domain-containing protein: MELRVRDHVPATTAILTLVSLGLVFGAALGAIPDVLLPTAPKPLYDAIPHVNAVISTVAIGTILLGVRSIRRGDVERHRTLMLTTVVLFGTFLVLYLYKVISQGTQEFPGPAVIDQWVYLPTLAIHVVLAIVCIPLLYYVLLLALTRPVSQIYGTRHKQIGRVAAALWLVSFVLGNVVYVLLYVVY, encoded by the coding sequence ATGGAACTTCGTGTCAGAGACCACGTCCCGGCGACGACGGCCATCCTGACGCTCGTGTCGCTCGGGTTGGTCTTCGGCGCGGCGCTCGGTGCGATACCCGACGTGTTGCTTCCGACGGCCCCGAAACCGCTGTACGATGCGATTCCGCACGTCAACGCCGTCATCAGCACCGTCGCCATCGGGACGATACTCCTCGGCGTCCGCTCTATCCGTCGCGGCGACGTCGAGAGACACCGGACGCTGATGCTCACCACCGTCGTGCTGTTCGGTACGTTTCTCGTCCTCTACCTCTACAAGGTCATCTCACAGGGAACCCAGGAGTTCCCCGGCCCCGCCGTAATAGATCAGTGGGTCTACCTGCCGACGCTCGCGATTCACGTCGTTCTCGCCATCGTCTGCATCCCGCTTCTGTACTACGTACTGCTGTTGGCGCTGACACGTCCCGTCTCGCAGATCTACGGCACCCGTCACAAGCAGATCGGACGCGTCGCGGCGGCGCTGTGGCTCGTCTCGTTCGTCCTCGGCAACGTCGTCTACGTGCTTCTCTACGTCGTGTACTGA
- a CDS encoding acyl-CoA dehydrogenase family protein yields MATTRADSSLTGEQRAIRDVVREFAVEEIRPTARSADETETFPEEVWDGLADLDLTGLTVPEEYGGFDADRTTYSIVNEEVAYGQLAVATALSVHCLATECLAAFGNEDQKERWLPDMAQGRPVGMFALSEPQAGSNPAQMETTAIRDGDEYVINGDKQWITNGERGEVCILFAKTDPDDPSSVTQFLVPKDAGIEVGRKEKKLGLRASDTTGLKFDGVRIPAENRLTEEGKGLSAAFHILTGGRVGIAAQAVGLAQSALDEAREYAHEREQFDRPIASIQSIRHKFADMATQVHASRLMVREAARQEDAGEDNRVSAAMAKYHASEAAVDVTNEAVQIHGGYGYVTEFDVERLYRDSKITTIYEGTSEIQKEIIARGVLDG; encoded by the coding sequence ATGGCAACCACACGGGCGGACTCGTCGCTCACCGGCGAGCAGCGAGCCATCCGCGACGTCGTTCGGGAGTTCGCCGTCGAGGAGATTCGACCTACCGCGCGGTCGGCCGACGAGACCGAGACGTTCCCCGAGGAAGTGTGGGACGGCCTGGCCGACCTGGACCTGACGGGCCTCACCGTCCCCGAGGAGTACGGCGGGTTCGACGCCGACCGCACCACCTACAGCATCGTCAACGAGGAGGTCGCCTACGGCCAACTCGCCGTGGCGACGGCGCTGTCGGTGCACTGTCTCGCCACCGAGTGTCTCGCCGCCTTCGGCAACGAGGACCAGAAAGAGCGCTGGCTCCCCGACATGGCCCAGGGCCGTCCGGTGGGGATGTTCGCTCTCTCGGAACCGCAGGCGGGGTCGAACCCCGCGCAGATGGAGACGACGGCCATCCGCGATGGCGACGAGTACGTCATCAACGGCGACAAGCAGTGGATCACGAACGGCGAGCGCGGCGAGGTGTGCATTCTCTTCGCCAAGACCGACCCCGACGACCCCTCGTCCGTGACGCAGTTTCTCGTCCCCAAAGATGCGGGAATCGAGGTCGGTCGGAAGGAGAAGAAACTCGGCCTCCGCGCCAGCGACACGACCGGCCTCAAATTCGACGGCGTTCGCATCCCGGCCGAGAACCGCCTCACCGAGGAGGGAAAGGGCCTCTCGGCGGCGTTCCACATCCTCACCGGCGGCCGCGTCGGCATCGCCGCGCAGGCGGTCGGACTCGCCCAATCGGCGCTCGACGAGGCCCGCGAGTACGCCCACGAGCGCGAGCAGTTCGACAGACCCATCGCCTCCATCCAGTCTATCCGGCACAAGTTCGCCGACATGGCGACGCAGGTCCACGCGTCGCGGCTGATGGTCCGCGAGGCCGCGAGACAGGAGGACGCCGGAGAAGACAACCGCGTCTCGGCGGCGATGGCGAAGTACCACGCCAGCGAGGCGGCCGTCGACGTGACCAACGAGGCGGTCCAGATTCACGGCGGCTACGGCTACGTCACCGAGTTCGACGTCGAGCGCCTCTACCGCGATTCGAAGATCACGACCATCTACGAGGGGACGAGCGAGATACAGAAGGAGATCATCGCCCGCGGCGTGCTCGACGGCTGA
- a CDS encoding IucA/IucC family protein: MTSVGTDCGTPAEHAESATVHSLLNCYLRETHAHKVVPADRAPAETDAGRVVVVPLPKQGLDLFAPLRYESLTGRHLFALPVSMRSGGRETVPLDAATLAALLTRELALETEDGEDAATGDDLLSRVLSSKANIERFVAARAESTDSLYGFETTFREAEQSLLYGHLLHPTPKSRRGIRRREASTYAPELEGSFPLYYFRVDPSLIDQGSALDRSAAEWVREELRDDDAVSDSFVAEHVESADALLPVHPWQADYLLDDDRLRAAVDDGVVEPLGRVGRAYYPTTSVRTVYHPESSFMHKGSLAVNITNSERTHKRPELDRGVAVAELLDTELGDELRERFPTFHVVRDPAYLTVDLGDYGVTGDESGFEVVLRENPFRDETANATPVVALCQDGVDGPSRLARIVRTLAEREGRSTDAVAREWFERYLGCSLRPALWLYLRYGVGVEAHQQNSVLRLLEGYPEAFYYRDNQGYYFCESTYDEVDALCPGVGERADTLCPDSVADERVRYYLVLNNVFGVVNALGTGGVADERELLDALREELRDLRAFDRESSTLLASLLSDRRLPCKANLRTRFREMDELVGSLDEQSVYTEIPNPLVAERGASAR; this comes from the coding sequence ATGACCTCCGTCGGCACCGACTGCGGGACGCCCGCAGAGCACGCGGAGTCGGCGACGGTTCACTCGCTTTTGAACTGCTACCTCAGAGAGACCCACGCCCACAAGGTCGTCCCGGCCGACCGAGCGCCGGCCGAGACCGACGCCGGACGGGTCGTCGTCGTCCCCCTTCCGAAGCAGGGGCTCGACCTGTTCGCCCCGCTCCGCTACGAGTCGCTGACGGGCCGACACCTGTTCGCGCTCCCGGTGTCGATGCGCTCCGGCGGACGCGAGACGGTTCCGCTCGACGCCGCGACGCTCGCCGCGCTGTTGACTCGCGAACTCGCGCTCGAAACCGAGGATGGCGAGGACGCCGCTACCGGCGACGACTTGCTGTCGCGCGTCCTCTCCAGCAAGGCGAACATCGAACGGTTCGTCGCCGCGCGCGCCGAGAGCACCGACTCGCTGTACGGCTTCGAGACGACGTTCCGAGAGGCCGAGCAGTCGCTTCTGTACGGCCATCTGCTCCACCCGACGCCGAAGAGCCGCCGGGGCATCCGGCGGCGGGAGGCCTCGACGTACGCGCCCGAACTCGAGGGGTCGTTCCCGTTGTACTACTTCCGCGTCGACCCGTCGCTCATCGACCAGGGCTCGGCGCTCGACCGGTCGGCCGCCGAGTGGGTCCGCGAGGAACTGCGCGACGACGACGCGGTCAGCGACTCGTTCGTCGCCGAGCACGTCGAGTCGGCGGACGCACTCCTGCCGGTACATCCGTGGCAGGCGGACTACCTACTCGACGACGACCGCCTCCGCGCCGCCGTCGACGACGGCGTCGTCGAGCCGCTGGGCCGAGTCGGGCGGGCGTACTACCCGACCACGTCGGTCCGGACCGTCTACCACCCGGAGTCGTCGTTCATGCACAAAGGGTCGCTGGCGGTCAACATCACCAACTCCGAGCGCACCCACAAACGGCCCGAACTCGACCGGGGCGTGGCCGTCGCCGAGCTCCTCGACACGGAACTGGGCGACGAACTCCGCGAGCGCTTCCCGACGTTCCACGTCGTCCGCGACCCAGCGTACCTGACGGTCGACCTCGGCGACTACGGCGTGACCGGCGACGAGTCCGGGTTCGAGGTCGTCCTCCGCGAGAACCCGTTCCGCGACGAAACCGCGAACGCGACGCCCGTCGTCGCGCTCTGTCAGGACGGCGTCGACGGCCCCTCGCGGCTCGCTCGAATCGTCCGCACGCTCGCCGAGCGAGAGGGACGTTCGACGGACGCCGTCGCCCGCGAGTGGTTCGAGCGGTATCTCGGCTGTTCGCTGCGCCCGGCGCTGTGGCTCTATCTGCGCTACGGCGTCGGCGTCGAGGCCCACCAGCAGAACAGCGTTCTCAGGCTGTTGGAGGGCTACCCCGAGGCGTTCTACTACCGCGACAACCAGGGCTACTACTTCTGCGAGTCGACCTACGACGAGGTCGACGCGCTCTGTCCGGGCGTCGGCGAGCGCGCCGACACCCTCTGTCCCGACAGCGTCGCCGACGAGCGCGTTCGGTACTACCTCGTCCTGAACAACGTCTTCGGCGTCGTCAACGCCCTCGGTACCGGCGGCGTCGCCGACGAGCGCGAGCTGCTCGACGCGCTCCGCGAGGAACTGCGCGACCTCCGGGCGTTCGACCGCGAGAGTTCGACGCTGCTCGCGAGTCTCCTGTCGGACCGCCGACTGCCCTGCAAGGCGAACCTCCGGACGCGCTTCCGCGAGATGGACGAACTCGTCGGGTCGCTCGACGAACAGTCGGTGTACACCGAGATTCCGAATCCGCTCGTCGCTGAGCGGGGGGCGAGCGCGCGATGA